From the genome of Miscanthus floridulus cultivar M001 chromosome 10, ASM1932011v1, whole genome shotgun sequence, one region includes:
- the LOC136488466 gene encoding F-box/LRR-repeat protein At3g59200-like yields MPRDKRAKIVAAARDKMELEDRISALPDGVFQHLLGFLPADEAVRTCVLARHWRHQWRSVRHLRIDCDMPWSNEDFVKFANRLLLLRAPGMALDEFEVSSEYTDLDPEVEEETHIWIRHALMCKVRAAICPV; encoded by the exons ATGCCTCGCGACAAGAGAGCCAAGATAGTGGCGGCGGCGCGCGACAAAATGGAGCTGGAGGACCGGATCAGCGCCTTGCCAGATGGCGTCTTCCAGCACCTGCTCGGTTTCCTGCCGGCAGACGAGGCGGTGAGGACGTGTGTGCTCGCGCGGCACTGGCGCCACCAATGGAGGTCCGTGCGTCACCTGCGCATCGACTGCGACATGCCGTGGAGCAACGAAGACTTTGTCAAGTTCGCGAACCGCCTACTGCTCCTTAGAGCGCCAGGCATGGCTTTAGATGAGTTCGAGGTCTCAAGCGAATACACGGATTTAGACCCGGAAGTCGAGGAAGAGACCCATATTTGGATCCGACACGCCTTGATGTGCAAAGTACGG GCAGCTATCTGTCCTGTTTAA